In one Gossypium hirsutum isolate 1008001.06 chromosome D09, Gossypium_hirsutum_v2.1, whole genome shotgun sequence genomic region, the following are encoded:
- the LOC107931337 gene encoding AT-hook motif nuclear-localized protein 16 produces the protein MGQSTDLRVPMDQIQNQEQDKVNLHKQGIDDAILMATPKGENIRRPRGRPAGSKNKPKPPIIVTRDSANALRAHAMEVTSGCDVHESLASFARRKQRGICVLSGSGFVTNVTLKQPASSGAIVTLHGRYEILSLLGSILPPPAPPGITGLTIYLAGAQGQVVGGGVVGALIASGPVLIMAASFMNATFDRLPLDDADEVATTAAAAMQNQYHHQNGRHHHLDMADLYGMMPQNLITNGTNPPEIYSWAPGRTMSKT, from the coding sequence ATGGGGCAAAGCACAGATTTGAGGGTTCCCATGGATCAAATCCAAAACCAAGAACAAGATAAGGTGAATCTTCATAAACAAGGCATTGATGATGCTATACTAATGGCTACTCCCAAGGGAGAGAACATTAGGCGACCTAGAGGAAGACCAGCAGGTTCCAAAAACAAACCCAAACCACCCATTATTGTCACTCGTGATAGTGCAAATGCATTACGAGCTCATGCAATGGAAGTAACTTCAGGTTGTGATGTGCATGAGAGTTTAGCTAGTTTTGCAAGGAGAAAACAACGTGGGATTTGTGTTCTTAGTGGGAGTGGGTTTGTAACCAATGTTACACTCAAACAACCAGCTTCATCTGGTGCAATTGTGACTTTACATGGTCGGTATGAGATTCTGTCATTGCTTGGTTCTATCCTTCCACCACCTGCACCACCTGGGATTACGGGGCTAACCATTTACCTTGCTGGGGCTCAAGGACAAGTCGTAGGTGGTGGTGTTGTTGGTGCACTTATTGCTTCTGGTCCTGTTCTTATCATGGCTGCATCTTTCATGAATGCTACTTTTGATCGTTTACCATTGGATGATGCTGATGAAGTTgcaacaacagcagcagcagctaTGCAGAACCAATATCATCACCAAAATGGTCGGCACCATCACTTGGACATGGCCGATTTGTATGGGATGATGCCACAGAACTTGATCACTAATGGGACCAACCCTCCTGAGATATATTCTTGGGCACCAGGACGAACCATGTCTAAAACCTAA